One genomic window of Nevskia ramosa DSM 11499 includes the following:
- the glnE gene encoding bifunctional [glutamate--ammonia ligase]-adenylyl-L-tyrosine phosphorylase/[glutamate--ammonia-ligase] adenylyltransferase translates to MSATDLLARVFTASPFVASVFRREQAWADVAWADGEFAGPLSPVAGRLSEACAGSTDEAAFMRALRRFRNREMARIAVRDIAGYATLDATLGDLSDLADAAIDVTLSFVASTLQARHGRPIAADGSLALPFVLGMGKLGGRELNFSSDIDLIFGYSANGDTDGPRSLANEEYFAKLARDTSRLLATPTQDGFVFRVDTLLRPFGSVGPFAASASAMEDYYQTHGREWERYAMVKARPCAGDLAAGRALLDRLRPFVYRRYLDYGALNSLRELKGLIDRDAQAKGAADNLKLGPGGIREVEFIVQLFQLTRGGQDARLRDARLRPVLAYLGEAGLLPADAVKALDAAYVLLRRAENAVQLHGDLQTHVLPTEETARAAFAAALGCADYVAAMAPLEAARQRVRREFERLFAEPEKTPQSRCFDSAAGEAWGVSAEDPETLSAQGFGSGAALVAKALTDLRQSRQMRTLSDAAQQRLRALLPLLLDEAIKQPEPAVAATRVFEVIAAILGRSTYLILLHDSAMARAALLRLCAASPWLTTLLARTPALLDALLDPRLATEAPSKDQLRDDLVTRYARVEASDVEAQMDVLRRYRQEMTLRIAASDLAGSLPLVQVSDRLTWLAEAIVDRALASGWAQLAEAHGEPSHADGRPAGFAILGYGKFGSIELGYGSDLDLVFVYDCDAPDATTSGARPLSNAQFFARLGQRIVHYLATQTPAGRAYEIDLQLRPSGNSGLVVSGLPSFARYQRESAWTWEHQALLRARSIAGSEALCAAIADVRREVLCRVRNAETLRREVAEMRARMRTSLEKRTAGKWDVKQGAGGLIDAEFLTQYLCLRDAHSEARLIEYTDNWRQLEALADAQRITPEQKDSLLHATRVYRGWLHRRALQQADGLADQADFAAERAAVAALWQQLVVAPSSSGEVQ, encoded by the coding sequence ACCGATGAAGCCGCTTTTATGCGCGCGCTGCGCCGGTTCCGGAATCGCGAGATGGCCCGCATCGCGGTGCGCGACATCGCCGGCTACGCGACGCTCGACGCCACGCTCGGCGATCTCTCCGATCTTGCCGACGCCGCAATCGACGTCACCCTGAGCTTCGTCGCCAGCACGCTGCAGGCGCGTCACGGCCGGCCGATCGCGGCCGATGGCAGTCTGGCGCTGCCGTTCGTGCTCGGCATGGGCAAGCTCGGTGGCCGCGAGCTGAATTTCTCCAGCGACATCGACCTGATCTTCGGCTATAGCGCCAACGGCGACACCGACGGCCCGCGCTCGCTGGCCAACGAGGAGTACTTCGCCAAGCTGGCCCGCGATACCAGCCGCCTGCTGGCCACACCGACCCAGGACGGCTTCGTGTTCCGCGTCGATACCCTGCTGCGGCCGTTCGGCAGCGTTGGCCCGTTCGCGGCCTCGGCCTCGGCGATGGAGGACTACTACCAGACCCACGGCCGCGAATGGGAGCGCTACGCGATGGTCAAGGCGCGGCCCTGCGCCGGTGATCTCGCCGCCGGCCGCGCGCTGCTCGATCGCTTGCGGCCGTTCGTCTACCGCCGCTATCTCGACTACGGCGCGCTCAACTCCCTGCGCGAGCTGAAAGGCCTGATCGATCGTGATGCCCAGGCCAAGGGCGCTGCCGACAACCTCAAGCTCGGCCCCGGCGGCATCCGCGAGGTCGAGTTCATCGTCCAGCTGTTCCAGCTGACCCGCGGCGGCCAGGACGCTCGCCTGCGCGACGCTCGGCTGCGGCCGGTGTTGGCCTATCTCGGCGAGGCCGGCCTGCTGCCTGCCGATGCCGTCAAGGCGCTCGATGCCGCCTACGTCCTGCTGCGCCGTGCCGAGAATGCCGTGCAGCTGCATGGCGATCTCCAGACCCATGTGCTGCCGACCGAGGAAACCGCGCGCGCAGCGTTTGCCGCGGCACTCGGCTGTGCCGACTACGTCGCCGCGATGGCGCCGCTGGAAGCCGCCCGCCAACGCGTGCGCCGCGAGTTCGAGCGCCTGTTCGCGGAACCGGAAAAGACGCCGCAGTCCCGTTGCTTCGACAGTGCCGCCGGCGAAGCCTGGGGCGTCTCGGCCGAAGATCCGGAAACCCTGTCGGCACAGGGCTTCGGCAGCGGTGCCGCGCTGGTCGCGAAAGCACTGACCGATCTGCGCCAGTCGCGGCAGATGCGCACCCTGAGCGATGCCGCCCAACAGCGCCTGCGCGCCTTGCTGCCGCTGCTGCTCGATGAAGCGATCAAGCAGCCGGAGCCGGCGGTTGCCGCAACCCGCGTCTTCGAAGTGATTGCCGCCATCCTCGGCCGCAGCACCTACCTGATCCTGCTGCACGACTCCGCCATGGCGCGCGCCGCACTGCTGCGCCTGTGCGCCGCCAGCCCCTGGCTGACCACCTTGCTGGCGCGCACACCGGCGCTGCTTGATGCGCTGCTCGATCCGCGGCTGGCCACCGAGGCGCCGTCGAAAGACCAGCTGCGGGACGACCTGGTGACTCGCTACGCCCGAGTCGAAGCCAGCGATGTCGAGGCGCAGATGGATGTGCTGCGCCGTTATCGCCAGGAGATGACCCTGCGCATCGCCGCCAGCGATCTGGCCGGCAGCCTGCCGCTGGTCCAGGTCAGCGATCGTCTGACCTGGCTGGCCGAAGCGATCGTCGATCGCGCGCTGGCCAGCGGCTGGGCGCAGCTCGCCGAAGCGCATGGCGAGCCCAGTCATGCCGATGGCCGTCCGGCCGGTTTCGCGATCCTCGGCTATGGCAAGTTCGGCTCGATCGAACTCGGCTACGGCTCCGATCTGGACCTGGTGTTCGTCTACGACTGCGATGCCCCGGACGCCACCACCAGCGGCGCGCGGCCGCTCAGCAATGCCCAGTTCTTCGCCCGGCTCGGCCAGCGCATCGTCCATTACCTGGCCACCCAGACGCCGGCGGGCCGTGCTTACGAAATCGATCTGCAGCTCCGGCCCAGCGGCAACTCCGGCCTGGTGGTCAGCGGCCTGCCGAGCTTCGCCCGTTATCAGCGCGAATCGGCCTGGACCTGGGAGCACCAGGCGCTGCTGCGGGCGCGATCCATCGCCGGCAGTGAGGCGCTCTGTGCGGCGATCGCCGACGTGCGCCGCGAAGTGCTGTGCCGGGTCCGCAATGCCGAAACCCTGCGCCGCGAAGTGGCCGAGATGCGCGCCAGGATGCGCACCAGCCTGGAGAAGCGCACGGCTGGCAAGTGGGACGTCAAGCAGGGTGCCGGCGGCCTGATCGATGCCGAATTCCTGACCCAGTACCTGTGTCTGCGCGATGCCCACAGTGAAGCGCGGCTGATCGAATACACCGACAACTGGCGGCAGCTTGAAGCGCTGGCCGACGCACAGCGGATCACGCCCGAGCAGAAGGACAGCCTGCTGCACGCCACCCGCGTCTATCGCGGCTGGCTGCATCGCCGGGCCTTGCAGCAGGCCGATGGCCTGGCCGATCAGGCAGACTTTGCGGCGGAACGCGCTGCCGTCGCGGCGCTCTGGCAGCAACTCGTCGTTGCCCCCTCATCATCTGGAGAAGTGCAGTGA
- the modA gene encoding molybdate ABC transporter substrate-binding protein — MLPSIRKHVAALLTAVLPLMLAGIAQADGDHLAIAAVPSIAPAAATLNTEFLRQHPGAAITVASAASATLGAQIEADGAFDVLLADDQALPQRLAASGKLDGGSTRVIGIGLLALWTNTPGVNPGRGRPLFAADYINAIAIADPTSSPFGVIATTALDRLGVAEIATPKLKRLADDLAVAEEIKAKGSDIGLLPMPMVKAPAYRDIGQYILLPIGVYEPAQYTATLSKAGSGNALAQAYVEFLRSAPARALLATAGFEAPAPTP, encoded by the coding sequence ATGCTGCCGTCCATCCGCAAGCACGTCGCTGCGCTGCTGACCGCCGTACTGCCGCTGATGCTGGCCGGCATCGCCCAGGCCGACGGCGACCATCTGGCGATTGCCGCAGTGCCGAGCATCGCACCCGCCGCCGCCACCCTGAACACCGAGTTCCTGCGCCAGCATCCGGGTGCGGCGATCACCGTGGCCAGCGCCGCATCGGCGACGCTGGGCGCACAGATCGAGGCCGATGGCGCGTTCGACGTGCTGCTCGCCGATGATCAGGCACTGCCGCAGCGGCTGGCCGCCAGCGGCAAACTCGATGGCGGCAGCACGCGGGTGATCGGTATCGGTCTGCTGGCGCTGTGGACCAACACGCCGGGCGTCAATCCGGGCCGTGGCCGGCCGCTGTTCGCCGCCGACTACATCAACGCCATCGCCATCGCCGATCCGACCAGTTCGCCGTTCGGCGTCATCGCCACCACCGCGCTGGACCGCCTCGGCGTCGCCGAGATCGCGACCCCGAAACTGAAGCGGCTCGCCGACGATCTGGCGGTGGCCGAGGAGATCAAGGCCAAGGGTTCGGACATCGGCCTGCTGCCGATGCCGATGGTGAAAGCACCGGCCTATCGCGACATCGGCCAGTACATCCTGCTGCCGATCGGCGTCTACGAACCGGCGCAGTACACGGCGACCCTGAGCAAGGCCGGCAGCGGCAATGCGCTGGCGCAGGCCTATGTCGAGTTCCTGCGCTCGGCACCGGCGCGGGCGCTGCTGGCCACGGCCGGTTTCGAAGCGCCAGCCCCGACACCCTGA
- a CDS encoding alkaline phosphatase D family protein encodes MPPIRFANFRLSRRDLLKASLAIVPMLAACTESGETDAPLSPARFEHGVASGDPTADRVILWTRATPEIDGEVVIDWLLARDPAFSDIVLQGRVRSDAAADYTIKLDATGLAPGTVYWYRFTSATATSPIGRTRTAPVGAVDHLRFAFVTCADFSRGFYNAYRRVAERDDLQAVVHLGDYLYENGAQDRVRPHQPPREIVSLADYRERYTQVRRDADLQALHGAHPMIWVWDDHEVANNAWRDGAEAHDPATQGAYADRRAAAFRAAHEWLPIRTPEPGNLARVYRAFSFGDLADLTMIDARHIGRDQPLPPNTVFGEGIGAFTQTGAFADPARQILGAEQEVWLGRQLAASKARWQLLGNQVYFSPLKLLGAPRASNLSLFVSNDKWDGYEPARDRVLAMLDGLRNPLILTGDAHEAYAFDVTPDPNSLSYNALSGEGSRAVEFVVTSTTSRGDAPEGLSISGLLERVQTGITPLLRLSNPHLKYLNNRLNGYLLLDLTPARAQAEFWTVPMVSNVTDEQSLDAVWICDDGAKRLRRG; translated from the coding sequence ATGCCCCCGATACGTTTCGCGAATTTCCGTTTGAGCCGTCGCGATCTGCTGAAAGCTTCGCTCGCCATCGTGCCGATGCTCGCGGCCTGCACCGAAAGCGGCGAGACCGATGCGCCGCTGTCACCAGCGCGCTTCGAGCACGGCGTGGCCAGCGGCGATCCGACTGCCGATCGCGTGATCCTGTGGACGCGCGCTACACCGGAAATCGACGGCGAAGTGGTCATCGACTGGCTGCTGGCCCGTGATCCGGCGTTCAGCGACATCGTGTTGCAAGGTCGTGTGCGCAGCGACGCAGCGGCCGACTACACGATCAAGCTCGATGCCACCGGCCTGGCGCCTGGCACCGTCTACTGGTACCGCTTCACGTCGGCGACGGCTACATCGCCGATCGGCCGCACGCGCACGGCGCCGGTGGGCGCGGTCGATCATCTGCGCTTCGCCTTCGTCACCTGCGCCGATTTCAGCCGCGGCTTCTACAACGCCTATCGCCGCGTGGCCGAGCGCGACGATCTGCAGGCCGTGGTCCATCTCGGCGATTACCTCTACGAGAACGGTGCCCAGGATCGCGTGCGGCCGCATCAGCCGCCGCGCGAGATCGTCAGCCTGGCCGATTACCGCGAGCGCTACACCCAGGTCCGCCGGGATGCCGATCTGCAGGCGCTGCACGGTGCGCATCCGATGATCTGGGTCTGGGACGATCACGAGGTCGCCAACAACGCCTGGCGTGACGGTGCGGAGGCCCACGATCCGGCGACCCAAGGCGCCTACGCCGATCGGCGCGCCGCTGCGTTCCGGGCCGCGCACGAATGGCTGCCGATCCGCACGCCGGAGCCGGGCAACCTCGCCCGCGTCTATCGCGCGTTCTCGTTCGGCGATCTCGCCGATCTGACCATGATCGACGCCCGCCACATCGGCCGCGACCAGCCGTTGCCGCCGAACACCGTGTTCGGCGAGGGCATCGGCGCGTTCACGCAGACCGGCGCCTTCGCCGATCCGGCGCGGCAGATCCTCGGCGCCGAGCAGGAAGTCTGGCTGGGCCGACAGCTCGCGGCTTCGAAAGCGCGCTGGCAGCTGCTCGGCAACCAGGTCTATTTCTCGCCGCTGAAGCTGCTCGGCGCGCCGCGCGCCAGCAATCTCAGCCTGTTCGTGTCGAACGACAAATGGGACGGCTACGAACCGGCGCGCGACCGGGTGCTGGCGATGCTCGATGGCCTGCGCAATCCGCTGATCCTGACCGGCGATGCCCACGAGGCCTATGCCTTCGATGTCACGCCGGACCCGAACAGCCTGAGCTACAACGCGCTGAGCGGCGAAGGTTCACGGGCAGTGGAATTCGTCGTCACCTCGACGACCTCGCGTGGCGATGCGCCGGAAGGTTTGTCGATCAGTGGCCTGCTGGAACGCGTGCAGACCGGCATCACGCCCTTGCTGCGGCTGAGCAATCCGCATCTGAAATATTTGAACAACCGGCTCAACGGCTACCTGCTGCTCGACCTGACACCAGCCCGCGCCCAGGCCGAGTTCTGGACCGTGCCGATGGTTTCGAACGTCACCGATGAGCAGAGCCTCGACGCCGTCTGGATCTGCGATGACGGAGCCAAGCGCTTGCGGCGCGGTTGA
- a CDS encoding thiazole synthase, with amino-acid sequence MSSATDDSLVIAGKRYRSRLLVGSGKYKSLEETRLATEASGSEIITVAIRRVPFFTNPGGQNPNEPSLLDVVPPSRYTILPNTAGCYTAEEAVRTCRLARELLDGHKLVKLEVLADPKTLYPDVIGTLAAAEILVRDGFDVMVYCSDDPVLAKRLEEIGCVAVMPLAAPIGSGLGIQNRYNLLAIIENAKVPIIIDAGVGTASDAAIAMELGCDGVLMNTAIAEARDPVLMASAMKHAIIAGRQAKLAGRMPMRRYASASSPITGVIG; translated from the coding sequence ATGTCCTCCGCTACCGACGACTCGCTGGTCATCGCTGGCAAGCGCTATCGCTCGCGGCTGCTTGTCGGCAGCGGCAAGTACAAGAGCCTCGAAGAAACCCGGCTGGCGACCGAAGCCAGCGGCTCCGAAATCATCACGGTGGCGATCCGCCGGGTGCCCTTCTTTACCAATCCTGGCGGCCAGAACCCGAACGAGCCGAGCCTGCTCGATGTCGTGCCGCCGAGCCGCTACACGATCCTGCCCAACACCGCCGGCTGCTACACCGCCGAAGAGGCCGTGCGCACCTGCCGTCTGGCCCGCGAGCTGCTCGATGGCCACAAGCTGGTCAAGCTCGAAGTGCTGGCCGATCCGAAGACCCTGTACCCGGACGTGATCGGCACTTTGGCCGCCGCCGAAATCCTGGTCCGCGACGGCTTCGACGTGATGGTCTACTGCAGCGATGACCCGGTGCTGGCCAAGCGCCTCGAAGAGATCGGCTGCGTCGCGGTGATGCCGCTGGCAGCACCCATAGGCTCCGGCCTCGGCATCCAGAACCGCTACAACCTCTTGGCGATCATCGAGAACGCCAAGGTGCCGATCATCATCGACGCCGGCGTCGGCACTGCCAGCGACGCCGCGATCGCAATGGAACTGGGCTGTGACGGCGTGCTGATGAACACCGCGATCGCCGAAGCCCGCGACCCGGTGCTGATGGCCAGCGCGATGAAGCACGCGATCATCGCCGGCCGCCAGGCCAAGCTCGCCGGCCGCATGCCGATGCGCCGCTATGCCTCGGCCTCGTCGCCGATCACGGGCGTCATCGGCTGA
- the thiS gene encoding sulfur carrier protein ThiS has protein sequence MQIIVNGESRDSADAATVATVIEALGLSGQRCAVELNGDIVPRSSWGERRLVADDRLEVVRAIGGG, from the coding sequence ATGCAGATCATCGTCAATGGCGAGTCCCGCGACTCTGCCGACGCCGCCACCGTCGCCACCGTGATCGAAGCGCTCGGCCTGTCCGGCCAGCGCTGCGCTGTCGAGCTGAACGGCGACATCGTGCCGCGCAGCAGCTGGGGCGAGCGCAGGCTGGTGGCGGATGACCGGTTGGAAGTTGTTCGTGCCATCGGTGGTGGATAG
- the rfaD gene encoding ADP-glyceromanno-heptose 6-epimerase, with product MIVVTGAAGFIGSNIVLGLNARGRSDIIAVDELSDGTKFRNLADGEIADYLDKDEFLARIDSGDLPKIHAIFHQGACSATTEWNGKYMMDVNYHYSKRLLHYCQVHRVPYFYASSASVYGMGSNGFREERDCEKPLNVYAYSKFLFDQYVRRQSLQSQVIGLRYFNVYGPREQHKGGMASTAFHFNNQIAKDGVCKLFEGSDGYDNGGQRRDFIHVDDVVAMNLWFWDHPEHSGIYNCGTGRAQPFNDIANSVIAWHGKGRIDYVPFPDNLRGRYQSFTEASHDRLRSIGYDRPFLTVEEGVKRYLDWLNA from the coding sequence GTGATCGTCGTCACCGGAGCCGCAGGCTTCATCGGATCCAACATCGTCCTCGGCCTCAATGCCCGCGGCCGCAGCGACATCATCGCCGTCGACGAACTGAGTGACGGCACCAAGTTCCGCAACCTCGCCGACGGCGAGATCGCCGACTATCTCGACAAGGACGAGTTCCTGGCCCGCATCGACAGCGGCGATCTGCCGAAGATCCACGCGATCTTCCACCAGGGCGCCTGCTCGGCGACCACCGAGTGGAATGGCAAGTACATGATGGACGTGAACTACCACTACTCGAAGCGCCTGCTGCACTACTGTCAGGTGCATCGCGTGCCGTACTTCTACGCCAGCTCGGCGTCGGTCTACGGCATGGGCAGCAATGGCTTCCGCGAGGAACGCGACTGCGAAAAGCCGCTGAACGTCTACGCCTATTCGAAGTTCCTGTTCGACCAGTACGTGCGTCGCCAGTCACTGCAGTCGCAGGTGATCGGTCTGCGCTACTTCAACGTCTACGGCCCGCGCGAGCAGCACAAGGGCGGCATGGCCTCGACCGCATTCCACTTCAACAACCAGATCGCCAAGGACGGCGTCTGCAAGTTGTTCGAAGGCAGCGACGGCTATGACAACGGTGGCCAGCGCCGCGACTTCATCCACGTCGACGACGTGGTCGCCATGAACCTGTGGTTCTGGGATCACCCGGAGCACTCCGGCATCTACAACTGCGGCACCGGCCGCGCCCAGCCGTTCAACGACATCGCCAACAGCGTGATTGCCTGGCACGGCAAGGGCCGGATCGACTACGTGCCGTTCCCGGACAACCTGCGTGGCCGCTACCAGAGCTTCACCGAAGCCAGCCATGACCGGTTGCGCAGCATCGGCTACGACCGCCCGTTCCTGACCGTCGAGGAAGGCGTCAAACGCTATCTGGATTGGCTCAACGCCTGA
- a CDS encoding NADP(H)-dependent aldo-keto reductase, with translation MEMRKLGRTDLEVSSICLGTMTWGEQNSEAEGHEQMDYAVTQGINFFDVAEMYPVPPKAETYGRTEEIIGTWFAKTGKRKDIVLATKVAGPGQMDYMRGGAKLDRKSVLAACDTSLKRLQTDYIDLYQIHWPSRATNYFGQLGFKPSDDSRAPPIEETLGALGELVKAGKVRNVGVSNETPWGVAEYLRLSREQSLPRPVSIQNPYSLLNRSFEVGLAEFSHREQLSLLAYSPLAFGMLAGKYLNGQRPANARLTLFARFSRYNGDHAMAATQAYADLAKEHGLALNQMALAFVTSRHFTTANIIGATSMEQLKSNIASHELKLSKAVIEGIEAIHKRYTIPCP, from the coding sequence GTGGAAATGCGCAAGCTCGGCCGTACCGATCTCGAAGTCAGCAGCATCTGCCTCGGCACCATGACCTGGGGCGAGCAGAACAGCGAAGCCGAAGGCCACGAGCAGATGGATTACGCCGTGACCCAGGGCATCAACTTCTTCGACGTCGCCGAGATGTATCCGGTGCCGCCGAAGGCTGAAACCTATGGCCGCACCGAAGAGATCATCGGCACCTGGTTCGCCAAGACCGGCAAGCGCAAGGACATCGTCCTCGCCACCAAGGTCGCCGGTCCCGGCCAGATGGACTACATGCGCGGCGGTGCCAAGCTCGATCGCAAGAGCGTGCTTGCGGCCTGCGATACCTCGCTCAAGCGCCTGCAGACCGACTACATCGATCTCTACCAGATCCACTGGCCGTCACGCGCCACCAACTACTTCGGCCAGCTCGGCTTCAAGCCCAGCGATGACAGCCGCGCGCCGCCGATCGAAGAGACGCTGGGCGCGCTCGGCGAACTGGTCAAGGCCGGCAAGGTGCGCAATGTCGGCGTGTCGAACGAAACGCCCTGGGGCGTTGCCGAATATCTGCGCCTGAGCCGCGAGCAAAGCCTGCCGCGCCCGGTGTCGATCCAGAATCCCTACAGCCTGCTGAACCGCAGCTTCGAGGTCGGCCTCGCCGAGTTCTCGCACCGCGAACAGCTCAGCCTGCTGGCCTACTCGCCCTTGGCCTTCGGCATGCTGGCCGGCAAGTACCTGAACGGCCAGCGCCCGGCGAACGCGCGGCTGACCCTGTTCGCGCGCTTCAGCCGCTACAACGGCGATCACGCGATGGCTGCCACCCAGGCCTATGCCGATCTCGCCAAGGAGCACGGCCTGGCGCTGAATCAGATGGCGCTGGCCTTCGTCACTTCACGGCACTTCACCACTGCGAACATCATCGGCGCCACGTCGATGGAGCAGCTCAAATCGAACATCGCGTCGCACGAGCTGAAGCTGTCCAAGGCCGTGATCGAAGGCATCGAAGCGATCCACAAGCGCTACACGATTCCCTGTCCCTGA
- the trmB gene encoding tRNA (guanosine(46)-N7)-methyltransferase TrmB, whose product MSELPELPELDGDRRARAIRSFVRREGRITDAQADALERLWPQYGLGPMPDGEHVHPLPLIDFAVAFGRAAPLSLEIGFGNGERLAQAAAAHPEINHIGAEVHRPGVGRVLQEVEKAGLGNVRVMCADAAEFLRTTAPKGAFCEVVVQFPDPWHKTKHHKRRIIQPAFVATVAEALAPGGRFKLATDWAQYAEHMLEAIATEPRLKNLSPDGRFVPRPDDRPLTRFENRGLRLGHEVADLEFIRL is encoded by the coding sequence ATGTCCGAACTTCCGGAACTCCCAGAGTTGGATGGCGACCGCCGCGCCCGCGCGATCCGCAGCTTCGTCCGCCGCGAAGGGCGAATCACCGATGCGCAGGCCGATGCGCTGGAGCGCCTGTGGCCGCAGTACGGCCTGGGGCCGATGCCCGATGGCGAGCATGTCCATCCGCTGCCGCTGATCGACTTCGCGGTAGCTTTCGGCCGCGCTGCGCCGCTGTCGCTGGAGATCGGCTTCGGCAATGGCGAGCGTCTGGCGCAGGCGGCGGCGGCGCATCCGGAGATCAATCACATTGGCGCCGAAGTGCATCGGCCCGGTGTCGGCCGGGTGCTGCAGGAAGTCGAGAAGGCGGGCCTCGGCAACGTCCGTGTGATGTGCGCCGACGCCGCCGAGTTCCTGCGCACCACGGCACCGAAAGGCGCGTTCTGCGAAGTGGTCGTGCAGTTCCCGGACCCTTGGCACAAGACCAAGCACCACAAGCGCCGGATCATCCAGCCGGCCTTCGTCGCCACGGTGGCGGAAGCGCTGGCACCGGGCGGCCGCTTCAAGCTCGCCACCGACTGGGCGCAATACGCCGAGCACATGCTGGAAGCGATCGCCACCGAGCCGCGCTTGAAGAACCTCAGCCCCGATGGCCGTTTCGTGCCGCGCCCGGACGATCGCCCGCTGACCCGTTTCGAGAACCGCGGCCTGCGCCTCGGTCACGAGGTCGCCGACCTCGAATTCATTCGTCTCTAG
- a CDS encoding DUF3047 domain-containing protein produces MPIRNAPSAVPTTLRFIGSRLAHRLRGPTAGPRPDFRARVEQVLASLGDAVLRCDWLRVDADTPPWRDTGLSLADGRAVTLMADGVIQASPALDVAFAAKVGLWFRIGDGELAKIIGDACTLYVENGGSLRFTAKPPGEFADRQGAFETGIPRGGMRGGFELAVIQWRDDPVPPLKAAAAHDAALFGPALQRLQAPVQPPEGWHYLWRLGDGEIFAATPHRDGELACCTRADVGILQFPVDRPLTEASRIGWSWCVEQLPSKLPEHIEPTHDYLSMAVEFDNGLDLTWMWSAALPIDTIFQCPLAWWKDRETHWVVRSGSLQLGQWLDERRSLADDYRKAIGGPLPSRITGVWLIANSVFQRGEGRCRYRDIALEDNDGRWPIRS; encoded by the coding sequence ATGCCGATCCGCAACGCGCCGTCCGCGGTGCCGACCACGCTGCGCTTCATTGGCAGCCGCCTGGCCCACCGCCTGCGCGGGCCGACTGCCGGACCACGCCCGGATTTCAGGGCGCGCGTCGAACAGGTGCTGGCGTCCCTTGGCGATGCCGTGCTGCGTTGCGACTGGCTGCGCGTCGATGCCGACACGCCGCCTTGGCGCGATACCGGCCTGTCGCTCGCCGACGGTCGCGCCGTCACCTTGATGGCCGATGGGGTGATCCAGGCCTCGCCGGCGCTCGATGTCGCGTTCGCGGCCAAGGTCGGCCTGTGGTTCCGGATCGGCGACGGCGAGCTGGCCAAGATCATCGGCGACGCCTGCACGCTGTACGTCGAAAACGGCGGCAGCCTTCGCTTCACGGCGAAACCGCCGGGCGAGTTCGCCGACCGGCAGGGCGCGTTCGAAACCGGCATTCCACGTGGCGGCATGCGCGGCGGCTTCGAGCTTGCCGTGATCCAGTGGCGCGATGATCCGGTGCCGCCACTGAAGGCCGCCGCCGCGCACGATGCCGCGCTGTTCGGCCCGGCGCTGCAACGCCTGCAAGCGCCGGTGCAGCCGCCGGAGGGCTGGCATTACCTGTGGCGACTCGGCGATGGCGAAATCTTCGCCGCGACACCGCACCGCGATGGCGAGCTGGCCTGCTGCACGCGGGCCGATGTCGGCATCCTGCAGTTCCCGGTCGACCGGCCGCTGACCGAAGCCAGCCGGATCGGCTGGTCCTGGTGCGTCGAGCAATTGCCGTCGAAGCTGCCCGAGCATATCGAGCCGACGCATGACTATCTGTCGATGGCGGTCGAGTTCGATAACGGGCTCGATCTCACCTGGATGTGGAGCGCGGCGCTGCCGATCGATACCATCTTCCAGTGCCCGCTGGCCTGGTGGAAGGATCGGGAGACGCACTGGGTGGTGCGCAGCGGCAGCCTGCAGCTCGGCCAGTGGCTCGATGAGCGCCGCTCGCTCGCGGACGATTACCGAAAGGCGATCGGCGGCCCGCTGCCGAGCAGGATCACCGGCGTCTGGCTGATCGCCAATTCGGTGTTCCAGCGCGGCGAAGGCCGCTGCCGCTATCGCGACATCGCGCTCGAAGACAACGACGGGCGCTGGCCGATCCGCAGCTAG